One window of the Onthophagus taurus isolate NC unplaced genomic scaffold, IU_Otau_3.0 ScKx7SY_16, whole genome shotgun sequence genome contains the following:
- the LOC111418184 gene encoding mitochondrial-processing peptidase subunit beta, giving the protein MASFLKLTKSAAKLTKNGALTQLNKNLRGAATAAKTQEVLLNVPPTQVTCLDNGIRVATEDWGSPTATVGIWIDAGSRYENTKNNGVAHFMEHMAFKGTGKRSQSQLEIEIEDMGAQLNAYTSREQTVYYSKCLAKDVPKALEILSDIVQCAKLGEQEIERERGVILREMQEVESNLQEVVFDHLHSVAYQGTPLANTILGPTANIRSINSGDLRQYLDNHYKASRIVIAGAGGVKHNELVNMVKENFGKINNEYKGEVPCLTPCRFTGSEVRVRDDSLPLAHIALAVEGAGWTDPDTLTLMVASTLLGAWDRSQASGKQNATNLARASAEGDLCHSFQSFNTCYKDTGLWGIYFVSDPLKIEDMVFHVQEELMRLCTSLTDGEVERAKALLTANTLLQLDTTTAVCEDIGRQILCYGRRIPPHELTHRIESVTAKNVRDVCYKYIYDRCPAVAAVGPVEQLPDYNRIRSAMYWLRL; this is encoded by the exons ATGGCGTCCTTTCTTAAGTTAACGAAATCGGCTGCGAAATTAACGAAAAATGGGGCCCTCACACAG TTGAATAAGAACTTAAGAGGAGCCGCAACTGCCGCTAAAACCCAAGAAGTTTTATTGAACGTCCCGCCGACTCAAGTTACCTGTTTAGATAACG ggaTTAGAGTTGCAACGGAAGATTGGGGTTCACCAACAGCAACGGTTGGGATTTGGATTGATGCCGGGAGTCGGTATGAGAATACGAAAAATAATGGAGTGGCTCATTTTATGGAGCATATGGCGTTTAAG GGTACCGGGAAACGTTCTCAAAGCCAATTAGAGATTGAAATCGAAGATATGGGGGCTCAATTAAACGCTTACACAAGCAGAGAACAAACTGTTTATTACTCAAAGTGTTTGGCTAAAGATGTACCGAAAGCTTTGGAGATTTTATCTGATATTGTGCAATGTGCAAAATTGGGTGAGCAAGAAATTGAAAGGGAACGTGGGGTTATTTTGCGGGAGATGCAAGAGGTTGAGTCGAATCTACAAGAAGTCGTTTTTGATCATTTACATTCGGTTGCTTATCAAGGGACTCCTTTAGCGAATACTATTTTGGGGCCAACTGCTAATATTCGATCGATTAACTCCGGGGATCTTCGCCAATACTTAGATAATCATTACAAAGCCAGCCGAATTGTTATTGCTGGTGCTGGAGGGGTCAAACACAACGAATTGGTCAATAtggttaaagaaaattttggaaaaataa ATAATGAATATAAAGGGGAAGTTCCTTGTTTAACTCCATGTCGTTTCACCGGATCTGAAGTTAGAGTTCGCGATGATTCCCTTCCTTTGGCTCATATTGCATTGGCGGTTGAAGGAGCGGGTTGGACCGACCCTGATACTTTAACTTTAATGGTTGCGAGTACTTTATTGGGGGCTTGGGATCGTTCTCAAGCGTCGGGGAAACAAAACGCGACTAATTTGGCGAGGGCGAGCGCTGAAGGGGATTTATGCCATTCGTTTCAAAGTTTTAACACTTGTTATAAAGACACCGGGCTTTGGGGGATTTATTTCGTTTCTGATCCCTTGAAAATTGAGGATATGGTGTTCCATGTCCAAGAAGAATTGATGAGACTTTGTACTAGTCTCACTGATGGGGAAGTTGAGCGTGCTAAAGCTTTGTTAACAGCTAATACTTTGTTGCAATTAGATACAACAACCGCCGTTTGTGAAGATAttg gtcgtcaaattttatgttatggAAGGCGTATTCCCCCGCATGAATTGACTCATCGCATTGAATCGGTGACCGCGAAAAACGTCCGAGACGTTTGTTACAAGTACATTTACGATCGGTGCCCCGCTGTTGCTGCAGTTGGCCCGGTTGAGCAACTTCCCGACTACAACAGGATTCGTAGCGCCATGTATTGGCTCAGGCTATAA
- the LOC111418191 gene encoding rabankyrin-5, with the protein MTQEEVNKLRQHLKLLKEEYSLLQTRHNDLESKHQKLSASLDDNVDSDDTFAHRLLNKIKALYRSEIYSDLKVKLKSRELNVHKLVLASRSDEWNDNFLSDKSVIDWSDLEEEIAEDILKFIYTNEVELKDDEITLKLMAQAFKFKLYDLVKRCEMVLIKNANVRNCVKFYSYAEESDANRLKEYCSGLISTFWDDLGASDFEHMSGQLLYKMLAKSQLPLHAAVKLQREDVVFLCLVENSSKLSDIVNLWGPNNDLPLDLALKAKNESIATTLIQHNADVNIRDPSGDTLLHRAIKNDDDFSALFLLHSNCDATLTTRSENDSALHLLAGSHLMKNSLKIAEKLINRNVNINARNRQGFTALHIAIISDNRNVFDVLLHQENLDLNVLNDQNKTPLYYALRKYEAGQDSRDSYALQLLEKGAKLDLDRSDNDDDLLQILLIEKAEKTAMFLLEKTSNINHKNKFGETLLHTACLNDCPQFIDKVLKLGANANLVTFDVNRSPLHYAIDSNSERCIKAFIEFNKNVGDTEKVNFNLRDCEGDAPVSYALNLGKKNLVPILIKGGADVNVRNGKDFTLLHQAILKEDSEIALFLLELGADMNAKTTEYETPLQLAIHCRLGDVVDALCTRGVDTSAPDRLGNCALWAALDSGQDDIASVLVQHGADTDCWGAGPDNCRQTLLHRAIDENKEPAAIFLIQAGCDLNSPRKPGPNGEGGDEAKDNASPLHLCCQWGLEPVVQTLAEHGANVNSRDLKNKTPLHYAIENHHDSIIELLLRVPEIDLNLRDKSGLSPFASALTFRNNKAAQAILNKFPSAAEQFDSKGYNFLHTAIKKGDIESVLFLLSINVNVNSRVQDTSLSPCLHLAAQYGNETLVRSLLLAGARIEDVDSSKRTALHVASECGNTPIVAALLQNHIPYNATDTNGDNALHVAVREGHLNVVKTLLTESEIDAEAVNIKGRNPLHELCYFSKDNSAAICEFFLESMPEYPIDRPDVNGNTPLLLAYMRANGQLCRVLVRAKASLAIENNENVNIFNYQVPTKQLLSCLLDQLAQPIPWKHTTDSCQECGKLFTVMFRKHHCRHCGRVLCGKCSDQETPIIKFGENKPVRVCRICFEVLRDGARS; encoded by the exons ATGA CCCAAGAGGAAGTAAACAAATTGCGGCAACATCTAAAGCTATTAAAAGAGGAATATTCGCTCCTTCAAACGAGACACAACGATTTAGAAagtaaacatcaaaaattgtcGGCTTCACTTGATGATAACGTCGATTCGGACGACACTTTCGCCCAtcgcttattaaataaaatcaaagctTTGTATAGATCGGAAATTTACAGTGATTTAAAAGTGAAACTAAAATCTCGCGAATTAAACGTGCACAAATTAGTTTTAGCGTCTCGTTCGGATGAGTGGAATGATAATTTTCTTTCGGATAAATCGGTAATCGATTGGAGCGATTTAGAGGAAGAAATCGCGGAGGATATcctcaaatttatttacacaaatGAAGTTGAATTAAAAGACGACGAGATAACCCTTAAGTTAATGGCACaagcttttaaatttaagctatATGATTTGGTTAAACGATGCGAAATGGTTCTGATTAAAAACGCAAACGTGAGGAATTGcgttaaattttattcgtaCGCCGAAGAGAGCGATGCGAATCGATTAAAGGAGTATTGTTCGGGGTTGATTTCGACGTTTTGGGACGATTTGGGCGCCTCCGACTTCGAACACATGTCCGGACAATTACTTTATAAGATGTTGGCGAAATCGCAACTTCCGTTGCATGCAGCCGTGAAGTTACAAAGGGAGGATGTCGTGTTTTTGTGTTTGGTGGAGAATTCGTCGAAG ttatcggATATCGTGAATCTATGGGGCCCCAACAACGATTTACCATTAGATTTAGCGTTAAAAGCAAAAAACGAAAGCATCGCAACAACTTTAATCCAGCACAACGCCGACGTCAACATTAGAGATCCTTCCGGAGACACCCTTTTACACCGAGCCATCAAAAACGACGACGATTTCTCAGCTTTATTCTTATTACACAGTAATTGCGACGCAACTTTAACAACAAG atcaGAAAATGATTCCGCATTACACCTTTTAGCCGGTTCGCACTTAATGAAGAATTCCTTGAAAATAGCGGAGAAATTAATCAATAGAAACGTGAATATAAACGCGCGAAATCGGCAAGGATt cACCGCATTACACATTGCAATCATTTCGGATAACCGAAACGTTTTCGACGTTCTCCTCCACCAAGAAAACCTTGATTTAAACGTGTTAAACGATCAAAATAAAACCCCGCTTTATTACGCCCTCAGAAAATACGAAGCAGGGCAAGATTCTCGCGACTCATACGCTTTacaattattagaaaaaggGGCTAAACTCGATTTGGATCGCTCAGACAACGACGACGATCTCCTCCAAATCTTATTAATCGAAAAAGCCGAAAAAACAGCAATGTTTTTGTTGGAAAAAACCTCAAATATTAaccacaaaaataaatttgggGAGACTTTGTTGCATACGGCGTGTTTAAACGATTGTCCCCAATTCATTGATAAAGTTTTAAAGCTTGGGGCGAACGCGAATTTGGTCACCTTTGATGTGAATCGATCCCCTTTGCATTACGCCATCGATAGTAACTCAGAAAGATGTATCAAGGCGTTTATTgagtttaataaaaacgtGGGGGATAccgaaaaagttaattttaatttacgagATTGCGAAGGTGACGCCCCCGTGAGTTACGCCCTCAATTTGGGGAAAAAGAATTTGGTCCCCATCTTAATTAAAGGAGGGGCTGATGTCAATGTGAGAAATGGAAAAGATTTTACTTTGTTGCATcaagccattttgaaagaAGACTCAGAAattgctttatttttattggaattaGGAGCAGATATGAACGCGAA aACGACCGAGTATGAAACCCCACTTCAATTAGCAATTCACTGCCGATTAGGAGACGTCGTTGATGCGCTTTGTACTCGCGGTGTTGATACATCAGCCCCTGATCGACTTGGAAATTGCGCTTTATGGGCTGCTTTGGATTCGGGGCAAGATGATATTGCAAGCGTTTTAGTCCAACACGGTGCTGATACTGATTGTTGGGGAGCTGGTCCAGATAATTGCCGACAAACGCTGCTACATCGCGCGAttgatgaaaataaagaacccgcggcgatttttttaatccaagcCGGGTGTGATTTGAATTCACCAAGAAAACCTGGTCCAAACGGCGAAGGGGGCGATGAGGCGAAAGATAACGCTTCCCCTTTGCATTTATGTTGTCAATGGGGGTTAGAACCAGTCGTGCAAACCTTAGCGGAACACGGAGCCAACGTAAATAGTcgcgatttaaaaaataaaaccccGCTACATTACGCCATTGAAAATCATCATGATTCAATCATCGAGTTATTATTGAGAGTCCCcgaaatcgatttaaatttgaGGGATAAATCAGGATTGAGCCCGTTTGCGAGTGCATTAACTTTTAGGAATAATAAAGCGGCGCAagcgattttaaataaattcccaTCAGCTGCTGAACAG tttGATTCAAAAGGATATAATTTTCTACACACTGCAATTAAAAAGGGCGATATTGAAagcgttttatttttactttcaatTAATGTGAACGTAAATTCGAGGGTTCAAGATACGAGTTTATCTCCGTGTTTACATTTGGCCGCTCAATACGGAAATGAGACGCTCGTAAGAAGTTTGTTGTTGGCGGGGGCGAGGATTGAAGATGTTGATAGTTCAAA acgaACTGCTTTACATGTTGCTTCGGAATGCGGTAATACCCCGATTGTTGCTGCGTTACTACAAAATCATATCCCTTATAATGCTACGGATACAAACGGAGATAATGCGCTTCATGTTGCGGTTAGGGAAGGTCATTTAAATGTC gtaAAAACTTTATTGACGGAATCAGAAATAGATGCGGAAGCTGTCAACATAAAAGGTCGCAATCCACTACACGAATTATGTTACTTCAGCAAAGATAATTCAGCTGCTATTTGTGAATTTTTTTTGGAGTCAATGCCTGAATACCCGATTGATAGACCGGATGTTAAT GGAAATACCCCATTACTTTTAGCTTATATGAGAGCTAACGGCCAATTATGTCGCGTTTTAGTACGAGCTAAAGCTTCTTTGGCGAttgaaaataacgaaaatgttaatatttttaattatcag
- the LOC111418182 gene encoding transmembrane protein 53, giving the protein MRAHFKRRNMAELDNLEYYIKFPNPNYNYTQTTNGDSDFVFVIDENKVPVILLFGWAGCQDKYLSKYSQIYEERGLITLRYTAPVKCLFWKRYQMIQIGQKIVKLLIDLNFESHPIVVHCFSNGGAFLYQNFSSALSKSPKPLQIKGVIVDSAPGKRRLGSLYRAISNIIGGTFWYNLPMSILITIVCSIMWIYEILSSLLKPGCSIQSDPFEILKKEKNTWPQHFIYSKADVLIPYQDIEYFADYRENVGVNVTRLCYEDSPHVKHYTHNKESYVNSVCNFINKCLSNGRN; this is encoded by the exons ATGCGCGCGCATTTCAAACGCAGAAACATGGCAGAACTAGACAACTTGGAGTATTACATCAAATTCCCGAACCCGAATTACAATTACACGCAAACAACGAACGGCGACAGCGATTTCGTATTCGTTATCGACGAAAACAAAGTCCCCGTGATCCTTTTATTCGGCTGGGCCGGCTGTCAAGACAAATATCTCTCCAAGTATTCGCAAATCTACGAGGAGCGAGG tttaatcaCTCTTCGATATACGGCGCCCGTGAAATGCCTGTTTTGGAAACGTTATCAAATGATACAAATCGGACAAAAAATCGTCAAACTACTCATCGATTTAAACTTTGAAAGTCATCCCATCGTCGTGCATTGCTTCTCGAATGGGGGGgcttttttgtatcaaaatttttcttcCGCTTTATCGAAAAGCCCAAAACCGTTACAG attaaggGTGTAATAGTGGATTCAGCACCCGGAAAACGTCGTCTTGGAAGTTTATATCGAGCAATTTCGAATATAATAGGAGGAACCTTTTGGTACAACCTTCCAATGTCGATTTTAATAACGATCGTTTGCTCCATAATGTGGATTTACgag ATTTTATCGTCTCTTTTAAAACCGGGGTGCTCCATCCAATCGGATCCGTtcgaaatattgaaaaaagaaaaaaatacctGGCCgcaacattttatttactcAAAAGCCGACGTTTTGATTCCATATCAG gaTATTGAATACTTTGCTGATTATCGCGAAAACGTTGGGGTTAATGTGACTCGATTGTGTTACGAAGATAGTCCTCACGTTAAACATTACACTCATAATAAAGAATCTTATGTGAACAGCGTGTgcaatttcataaataaatgcTTGAGTAATggtagaaattaa
- the LOC111418193 gene encoding uncharacterized protein — translation MNHYLLLSVIFISSLSRTNAIKCYECSQVRTAQDGAKTRLCSHFDFSEAYIVDCEFSTMCEKRFSSVKITGQINVTSRGCAKQKYEYQKYNRAEQRWHGEVEVQEPYEEGCITIDNKGLKISYTEHCYCRRHLCNSTLNRNVFGGVYFVSVIAFTSIVFKSFLS, via the exons ATGAATCACTACCTACTTCTTTCTGTGATATTTATATCTA gtttatccCGTACCAACGCCATCAAATGTTATGAGTGCTCGCAAGTTCGCACCGCGCAAGATGGTGCAAAAACCCGGCTTTGTTCGCATTTCGATTTTTCGGAAGCGTACATTGTCGATTGTGAATTCTCCACGATGTGCGAAAAAAGGTTTTCATCGGTTAAAATCACAG gaCAAATTAATGTCACATCGAGAGGCTgtgcaaaacaaaaatacgaGTACCAAAAATATAACAGGGCCGAACAGCGTTGGCACGGAGAGGTTGAAGTGCAAGAACCTTACGAGGAAGGTTGCATTACAATCGATAATAAAGGTTTGAAGATATCGTATACAGAACATTGTTACTGCCGACGTCATTTATGCAATTCAACGTTAAATCGAAACGTTTTCGGGGGGGTTTATTTTGTATCTGTGATAGCTTTCACCTCGATAGTgttcaaatcatttttatcataA